The Anoplopoma fimbria isolate UVic2021 breed Golden Eagle Sablefish chromosome 10, Afim_UVic_2022, whole genome shotgun sequence sequence GAAGTTGTAGGTTTGCAGTATTATTTGAATATTGTTGCATCCTTTGTTTCATGTGTGCTTGTACAAAATAATGAACCTAACTGCATAAACTGTGGATTTAAGGGACATAATCTCTGTTCAGTTTTCTTACCATGAAAACAGTAAATGTGGTAACAGACAATTTTCtaaaaactgaaacagaaacTACTATTTTGACTCCTAAAATTTCTACAGTCTCAGTTCCTCAATAAAAGACAGTTTTGAACATCTCTTTTTGTGTTAGAATTTATGAAAGGGATGGTTCTTGTCTAGTCACATTAAGATGGATAGATATACTAGAATTATAGCTCTAAGGAGCATGAAACCTGATAAGAAGTTGTTCTGTATAGTTCAATTCAGATTATGTTATGTGCCGCATTTTATAGCATTCTTACTACTTAGTCctcttaaaacaaatacatatacttttaaatttatgttttttgctaTGGTTGGCTTAATCTTTTCAGTGAAGTTAATTGTTTAACATTTATGTAATTTTAAACATATAGTTTGACTATATGTTTAAAATATCAGTACTTTAAGTATCTTGTTTGCAAGTCTTTTGGGATACCTATTCAATCGATActtatcaaaaatgtattttatgcttttataaTACACAATGAATATCCTACAACATCATATTTATACgatttttaaaaactcaaatatCGATTTTGGCTTctgctttttaaactttttatctGCTACTATTTATGCCACATTTCAAAAGATGACAGTCTTACAGTCTTAATCTGATAGGcttataaataaatcattcctttttttaaagtgcacacagacagaattaaatgcaataaagaaaaggacagaaaatgtattttaagaagatgaaaacaaacaatctaAAGCTCAATCTTTATCAGTAAGTATTCTGCTCCGAACAGACTAAACACTTCTAGGGTAAGTCATTCTAAAAAAAGTACTACAATTCCCTACATGCATTGCGTCCCGGAAGAAGCCAGCCATCTCACCGGATATCTGCACGCGGCGCCTGGAAAAGGCCCTTTTCCGTCTCAGAGAAGTGTGGTACACAACGGCAGACACAAGTGAGTAAAAAAATCCGTTTTTGCCCTATCCATGTGTCTTGAAAACGATTATTCTCGTATATTTAGAATCGACACAGACTAAATGTGTCCTACAGATAGGAAAAACCCCTCTAAGTTTGCCGTAATGTTGCTTTATTTCCACTAAGAGTTGCCCTACGAGCACAACGGCGCGGAGCGTTAGCATGTGGCTAGCTTAATAGCACATGTGGATGCGGCATGTTGATCAGCGACCTCGGTAGATCTCGAGCTCAATGCGTGATTTCACTCAATGTAGCAATAGTATACATACACTCGTTGGTGTGTTAATGTACAATACGCCACCTCTGTATACGAATGTTAAATGTCACGTTTTCGTGGTAGCTCGTCAGCTGACAGCTAACGTTACGATGACTCTGGAGGAGCAGGCTTCAGCCCGGGCCCTGCTATGAAAGCGGCTGAGTTTTCTCCCATGTTCTGGCATCACATGTGCTCATAAGCGGTCTTTGTCAAAAACTATTATTTAGATGTGTTATTATCTGTCCATGTAACGTCGGTTAGGCTACGAAAACTAGCAGAGCTTTGCAATTTAGCATCAACCTCAATTAGTGTAGGTAATGGTCACATCGTCTTAATGCTGTTTCATCATATTGCCCGATATTGTGAAATGATTCGTTACATTCAAATAGATTCAGAACTGATAAAATGTGTGACATTGACTGTCTtccaaaaaaaggtaaatatttaaGGATAAATTGATGTGCACACAAATCTGTGTTGGTGTGATGTGCTTCGTGTCCTTGGCTTCAACTGACCACCTGCTTTCTTATCCTCAGTGACTGAGTGGGAGACTGCCCCAGCTGTGGCTGAGTCCCCGGAGATCAAACTCTTCGGCAAGTGGAGCACGGATGATGTCCAGATCAATGACATCTCCCTGCAGGTAAGCAGCAAgaggcagttttttttacctgaaataattgtatttcatGCATTAAGCGAGGCTAGAGTCACGCCTGGACACTCACCCGTTGACCAGGTGTGCTAGAGTGCTCGCAGAGGAAATGTCTTTGCTTATTCATTGGCTGTATTCTGCTGTGGCTCAGTCAATCACCAACTCAGACACACTAACTCTtcatacatactgtacttagcCATTGATGGGTTAAAATCGGCATAAACCATGATGTTTGAATTTCCCTTTGTACACAACAGGATTACATTGCTGTGAAAGAGAAGTACGCCAAGTACCTGCCACATTCTGGAGGACGTTATGCCGCCAAACGTTTCCGTAAGGCCCAGTGCCCCATTGTGGAGCGTCTGACCAACTCCATGATGATGCACGGCCGCAACAACGGCAAGAAACTGATGACTGTGCGCATCGTCAAGCACGCCTTCGAGATCATCCACCTGCTGACTGGAGAGGTATGTACCACTAACAGTCACAAAATTGTcactcttctttagtgtgtgcAACATGATTGAGGCAGATATTTGGAAAGCATCAATTATTAGATACAGAAAAGGGTGAGCTGTTATACATGATTAATGGTCTCCAACTGATCCTATAAGACAGTTTTTCATACACAGGAGCTACCCATAGTTTGATTTTGATTCAGtcttttacaaagaaaaagatcacattattctttttaaatccaGACAGATTTAACAGTTGTCTATTTTGctctaaacatatatatcttaATAAATAGCAGACCACCACAGGGTGCCTGTATGGAGTCAACTCGGGTTGTTTGAGCTAATTAAAAGCAAATTAGTTGTTAATTATGTCACAGGCACCATTAATGCAACAAAGCTAAAAACACCAACTACAGTTACTGTACGGCTCATGCTTATAATCTGTAATAGAAATGGTTAATTCCCAGATTTGTAAgttaacaaaacatatttattcatccCATTTGTAGTACCCATTAAAGAAGTTACTTTCCAACACATGTCACTTTTTGGAGGGACACCAGAAATACAGTAGAAACCAGAGTACTACTTAAAAATATAACTGTCGAGCAGATTACCAGCATTTTTTTGTCAGGTTTAAGTTGGTGTGCTGTGATGGATATCTTTCTTGATGTTGCCACACGTTTTGCTTTGATAGGATTTCTTACAactgttaaatattttgttCCCAGAATCCCCTCCAGGTCTTGGTAAACGCCATCATCAACAGTGGACCCCGTGAGGACTCCACCCGTATCGGTCGTGCTGGTACCGTCAGGAGGCAGGCTGTGGATGTGTCACCCCTCCGCAGAGTCAACCAGGTAACCACACTCAttcacattaaaacagtttgttattttaaagtcTGGAGGTAACCGTTCATTCAATATGTAGCATTATAACTAAACCCTCTTACCCAAGACCAGATATAAGGTGTCATGCTTTCACATGTCTTCCAAACTAGCTGTAAATGAAATTGTTGAACATTATACAAGTTTTGGACagctttttgtaaaaaagtggtctaaaatataatgtaaaaatgtcagcGGCTGCagttatttatctatttttacaATTTCTGTGAGCAAAAGCAAGAAAGTCTTATGAACCAGTAAATATTcctctaatcttttttttaatgaaaagctGCTTTATCTCATTGGCTGAAATAGTTGTTTGTATTTCATGCAATAAGCGAGGCTCGAGTCACGCCTGGATACAACCCATTGTCCTGGTGTGCTAAAGTGCTCGCAGAGGAAATATCTTTGCTTATTCATTGGCTGTAGTCTGTTGTGACCCAGTCAATCACCAACACAGATACATTACACTACTTGCTGCCAGTGTTTATTCCACCAAAAGGGGATTTTTCAGTCACTAATTTGCTGCTCTCTTGTCTTGTAGGCCATCTGGCTGCTGTGCACAGGAGCAAGAGAAGCTGCTTTCAGGAACATCAAGACTATTGCTGAGTGCCTGGCTGATGAGCTGATCAATGCTGCAAAGGTAACAGTTTATCAACTTATAGCATTACCATTCTGCTTAAAAGTGCACTGTTACAGTTAACTCAGCATCATAATCTAATTCCAATTATTTCACCCTTCTGAATGCTTGTATTTGTTAGTGGACattaaacataacatataaTGCTGGTTCTCTGAGTATGtttacatttgcatattaatgtATGTTAAACTGCTAATTCTCCTATTTGCAGGGTTCATCTAACTCTTACGCCATCAAGAAGAAGGACGAGTTGGAGAGAGTTGCCAAGTCCAACcgttaaaatgttttctttctatcaaaacaaataaatttgaagaaatttctTTTGAGGTTGagtccttttattttcttaaagacTTCTACACACTTTAGGGTCTTGTACAGTGAACAGGCATATCAATTACACAAGATAACTGTCtttgttatttacatttattggcATCACACTACACTTGCTACAAGTTCCCATATGAAAgctaacaattatttaaaaaattctgcatttttattCTTAGCCGCTACAAATGCTGTAATTGAAACTGCGTAAAACAACTATACTAAAACGAGTATTGAAATATATCAACCTTTTTTATTATGGACAAAGGAGATTTACATAGCCACAATGCTGCAGGTCTAAAGTCTTGAATTTAGttacaaaagtacattttggCACTCTTGTGCCATCATGTTGGTTAAAATGGCCATGTGTCAATTTTAAACTTAATCATTTGTAATTGGCTAATCCATTTGTGCTTAACTAGGTTccattatttattaactggtactgtagtaCCAAATTCCAGACCACATTGTCTGTACTGGTTTTCCTTCATACTTTTGGTATGATTCAACAATTAAATTGCTTTCTATGtggtatttaaaatgtttagtagcaattattttttacatttcttagaGTCTGAAGAAACAAAGTTGTGATAACAAGTAAGAACAGTGTGCAACTACAGGTGAATTTAGTGGTTTCATGGATAGTTATGTTAAAGTTTGGTGAGGAAGCGGTGCCAAGGATCAGCTTAAATAAAGTCGGTTAGCAGATGTTACAGTTGGATCATATTCTCACAcagatgtgtcagtgtttttcccctaaaaataaatagacaAGAATTGTATGCTGTGGAAAGTGTTTCTGTGATGTGGTCCCCCTTCACGCCCCTATGAACATGTAAACGCTGTGTAGCATACCGAtggttaaaaaatgtgttttcagaaaTAGGTGTGCTTTCTGTTGATGAGGAGGCAGAGCGAGGACAGAGACGCTCCCAGTTTTGAGGCCTCGCTGCAGGCTGTAGGCAGGAGGGTGTAGTCCTGAAGCTTCTGGAAAGCCtgcagacaggagggaggaagtgaTTTACTCATCCAGACACACTTATTATCTCAGACGACTGGAAGAAGCAGCTGGTAGTTTAGACTGAATGTTCTTGATTTGGCTTTTCTTTGATGTTTAAAGTTTAGCGCATCAATCATACAGATAACAGTTCAATGGAGAGAAACTAACAATGCAAAGAgtcagcaaaaataataatttcaccTATGTTTTGGATATTGCCTAACTGGTTTGTCTAATGCATCAAATGATTATTTAACAACTACAGATTTACCTCTGCCCTTTAAGTAAAAGGGGCAGCCAAAACTGGATGGAATGTAAAGGttcttttgaatttattttctttttcatgataCTTCTCTATTATTAGCAAATACTGTACCTAATACTCTACTTTTTTGGCTTCTTCTGTTACTTTACTGATTAAGAGTTGTACATACAAGGCATAGATTAAAAGATGTGAT is a genomic window containing:
- the rps5 gene encoding 40S ribosomal protein S5; translation: MTEWETAPAVAESPEIKLFGKWSTDDVQINDISLQDYIAVKEKYAKYLPHSGGRYAAKRFRKAQCPIVERLTNSMMMHGRNNGKKLMTVRIVKHAFEIIHLLTGENPLQVLVNAIINSGPREDSTRIGRAGTVRRQAVDVSPLRRVNQAIWLLCTGAREAAFRNIKTIAECLADELINAAKGSSNSYAIKKKDELERVAKSNR